From Cydia splendana chromosome 12, ilCydSple1.2, whole genome shotgun sequence, a single genomic window includes:
- the LOC134795411 gene encoding zinc finger homeobox protein 4 isoform X2 — protein MPTPLQPGGPASGPPPERKRRRKRDDPQSSAALEPDDDDDGDMSPEEEPRNAPAAPAAPAPAPSSAPAPTSPPAAPDAVDLTSRRDSPPLSSDVERFDGKIVYNPDGSAYIIEDPELSEGETSLSDLPKIEPGCIVDSRDSNVVERQLEFPQIASAFYVSRNPSLYGALYGRLAAERARARPDAPVMHSYRVFSFRGGKDAPRPQSPSVECPVSVPVKPILMCFICKLSFGYAKSFVAHAQSDHSLSLLDSERDALSRENASAIIQCVGKDKEALVSFLEPVGATAPPRASASGSPANVSELSSPSMDKRPDMVTPIDRDSDSMLPNGTCDERRPSPPAWRPPRSIAEAMIPQHSLISVAHPHTINASVQPRASPNSSPPFQATPPAFLSGTTIGVCPDHLGGRPSGADCPKCELILNSGRLGGPLAGMHSRNSCKTLKCPKCNWHYKYQETLEIHMKEKHPEAETSCIYCIAGQPHPRLARGETYTCGYKPYRCEVCNYSTTTKGNLSIHMQSDKHLNNMQELQNGGNPGEGTLPPAPQHTPPGPHKPPLPHHSPLGQKPKPTFRCDVCNYETNVARNLRIHMTSEKHTHNMLVLQQNVKHMQTLSALHHRQQSQQQLESLLHFHGAGDAPPPNPEAALADMAYNQALMIQLMTGGPGPSPPELGAHLDVGLNPDAMEPPPEPADPEPERTFHCCICNCFSTDSLEALGHHLAQDRTKIREQEILALVAGHYVCKLCTYKTNLKANFQLHCKTDKHLQRLQHVNHVKEGGPRNEWKLKFCGGVGTGSAGVGGVQIRCCACDYYTNSAHKLQLHAAGARHEAAALLLRHLRECVSRIPRERPRVYRCALCGFGAPHRLPLLQHVRSVKHLQMEQIHQLQRRSEGKDPTPDVAELFQVIPQPAELSSPYDQQDNDNKEPVDQKPELTQEQKMMRFLEQHQQQAQQQLQQQMQQQQQQPSQPGSGERDEERETPGPHACPYCNFSCGSESRLHAHVTASHGDNVRHFICPLCQDAFKERPALERHVMQIHSVNSEGLQRLLLLVDQSHWLNGGAQAQGDGRQGDEEREISSPRSEGSADGETERCSTCNRTFRNVDELCQHQNESGHFELKQTPQGPGYVCWKKGCNRYFDTAHALQNHFREAHARNSIANMSVSEKHVYKYRCNQCSLAFKTVEKLQLHSQYHVIRDATKCVLCGRSFRSILALQKHVETSHPELSEEELAAFKRSLASNPLLQASQGTALDAATAELLRKEALRTPEDEMAELEDRDSSATVADESGHNDAENSDDSIIYKDQQFLEDYLNSQAMAEDSYNDPNRKYKCHRCKVAFTRQSYLTAHNKTLLHRKGEKLTYPMEKYLDPNRPFKCDVCKESFTQKNILLVHYNSVSHLHKLKRAMQEQQNNNNPPVSPGAGSAPSNLTLTPKSTSSEEDERKRYKCNICKVAYTQGSTLDIHMRSVLHQTRAGKLQELAAAGHVDLSRPLVEQPDRNDPAKILQDVLSPKNTSPSSTSSGGPRSSPPARPGSPRSPRAGSASCDRCHASFPTGELLDAHRATSCPFGDARAHSPLADADAAALDEMVAKGNPPKRNSQMYKQLLETFGFDLVMQYNENQRRKMQEEREMARAPSPPPPPPEEKPPDGETKSTCQHCNKEFSSVFVLKTHCEEVHKDKVPLEFLEQFAEHFKSEYERKSGAPNSPRAASPAPQEERSPSPRGESAGNFSNENGNGTSEAQAGALLAAQVQEMQAALNMLQLQQQLGQLHPMVAQMISLGLPLGLNVGALAAMNLQPPLVPLMLPPPPFDAMPYAHDAQMKQQQMLQQQQQANAAAGQKRARTRITDEQLKILRAHFDINNSPSDEAIAKMAKQSGLATKVIKHWFRNTLFKERQRNKDSPYNFNNPPSTTLNLEEYEKTGEAKVTPLDSSASSDEGKPPPEKKVKIEEPSMNHQDVKSEPNDEPSIEEKYNSYDDRHQEDKSFVFPQAPSQSPAPSLNHSDHHQHISRPQTPTHLSLNSLIQSQLDSIPATSIPQPPHPSMLPPKLNPNFTSPNSAPPNVLSLTPNRSLSPGRGPADFGLSGGNSNGSNSSGSSGKRANRTRFTDYQIKVLQEFFENNAYPKDDDLEYLSKLLGLSPRVIVVWFQNARQKARKVYENQPAAEPPAGATDDANRFQRTPGLNYQCKKCQLVFQRYYELIRHQKTHCFKEEDAKRSAQAQAAAAQVAATLSSEDSNSSIVEHHAPHVPVSPAPPRTPTPAAATYPVSPAPPTPHTPVTPMALAPRSDEKDGNFQCDKCNLVFPRFDLWREHQLVHIMNPNLFPTYPPDSPFGILQQHAQLQQLNAQLGNDEARHPLVAAMNQQAVKRKFDEYEEVDTGEQPKDKRLRTTILPEQLDYLYQKYQIESNPSRKMLENIAREVGLKKRVVQVWFQNTRARERKGQFRAHAQVINKRCPFCPALFKVKSALESHLSTKHADQCARGEINVDSLPDEELSTESTPSFGSQQSDRQQNFSQAGAPMLPPIFPPFHSDMEKFIKQYSEESMKRYVSELQAHAAAQQNGGNNEPSERRNEHGKPEIPLDLSKPVDLSRPGSDADERSDTASETMEFYEEDEPTSPLPGQQTPRPPGKRYRTQMSSLQVKIMKSLFSDYKTPTMAECEALGREIGLPKRVVQVWFQNARAKEKKARLAAGLSEVSDAPPPEECRVCDFKYSHKYSVQDHVFTRGHIATVRARLETGVGVGVVGVGAEDSTMALMQMAARLEGGLGGELHNAFLRPQLAGNGGNPSTPQPQPQPQGLIVETGNGASVLQLPATTLEQIRHIASDPGASTLRLPPPAPEPPAGARELDFDLCYVCKHCKVAFPSPGPLQAHQARSCYAGRENARGVIRVVQPALECRACPGERFRTGVDFRRHAETEAHLRNAAPPPPPPAEPLTHEMEDVVNQITLLAARAAQDASSPKDSNANFCAPSPRFPPPGELPLASAGH, from the exons ATGCCCACGCCGCTGCAGCCCGGCGGCCCCGCTAGCGGCCCGCCTCCGGAGCGCAAGCGGCGCCGCAAGCGCGACGACCCGCAAAGTTCCGCCGCGCTAGAgcccgacgacgacgacgacggcgACATGAGTCCTGAGGAGGAACCGCGCAACGCGCCCGCGGCTCCGGCGGCGCCCGCGCCGGCGCCATCATCCGCGCCCGCGCCCACTTCACCCCCCGCTGCTCCCGACGCCGTTGACCTCACCTCGCGGAGAGACTCGCCACCGCTCTCTTCCGATGTCGAGCGCTTCGACGGCAAAATCGTCTACAACCCCGACGGCTCCGCCTACATCATTGAAGATCCCGAGCTATCGGAGGGTGAGACGAGCTTATCCGATCTCCCGAAAATAGAACCTGGGTGTATCGTCGATAGCCGTGACAGCAACGTAGTGGAGAGGCAGCTTGAATTCCCTCAGATAGCGAGCGCGTTTTACGTGTCGAGGAACCCATCCCTGTACGGTGCACTTTATGGCAGGCTCGCAGCGGAACGAGCCCGGGCGAGACCCGACGCGCCTGTCATGCACAGCTATCGTGTGTTCAGTTTTCGGGGTGGGAAGGACGCCCCGAGACCCCAATCCCCGTCTGTGGAATGTCCTGTCAGCGTGCCAGTGAAACCAATCCTTATGTGTTTTATATGTAAATTGAGTTTTGGATACGCCAAATCTTTTGTAGCGCATGCCCAGTCGGACCATAGTTTATCATTACTTGACTCGGAAAGAGACGCCTTATCAAGAGAAAATGCTTCCGCCATCATACAGTGTGTCGGAAAAGATAAAGAAGCTTTAGTCTCATTTTTAGAGCCAGTAGGCGCAACGGCGCCACCACGAGCGTCGGCTTCAGGAAGCCCCGCGAATGTGTCAGAATTATCGAGTCCATCAATGGACAAACGACCTGATATGGTGACACCTATTGATAGAGATAGTGACTCAATGTTACCCAACGGAACGTGTGATGAAAGGAGGCCGAGCCCACCGGCATGGAGACCGCCTCGGTCAATAGCAGAAGCTATGATTCCACAACATTCCCTGATCTCCGTTGCACACCCACATACGATAAACGCGTCAGTCCAGCCACGCGCAAGTCCAAATTCTTCTCCGCCATTCCAAGCAACACCTCCAGCATTTCTATCTGGCACGACGATAGGAGTATGTCCAGACCACCTCGGAGGACGACCGTCTGGAGCAGACTGCCCGAAATGTGAATTAATTTTGAATTCTGGCAGACTGGGAGGACCCCTTGCTGGCATGCACAGTAGGAACTCCTGTAAAACACTGAAGTGCCCTAAATGCAACTGGCATTACAAATATCAAGAAACGCTTGAAATCCATATGAAGGAAAAGCACCCAGAAGCTGAAACGAGTTGTATTTATTGTATAGCTGGTCAGCCACATCCTCGGCTTGCACGAGGCGAAACGTACACCTGTGGATACAAACCCTACAGATGCGAAGTGTGCAACTACTCCACGACTACGAAAGGCAATTTAAGTATACACATGCAGTCCGATAAGCATTTAAATAACATGCAAGAGCTACAAAATGGAGGAAATCCTGGGGAAGGCACTTTACCTCCTGCTCCTCAGCACACGCCACCAGGCCCGCATAAGCCGCCTCTACCGCACCATTCTCCTCTGGGTCAGAAACCAAAGCCTACATTCCGATGCGATGTTTGCAATTACGAGACAAATGTTGCCCGAAACCTCAGAATACATATGACATCTGAAAAACATACACACAACATGCTTGTACTACAGCAAAATGTCAAACATATGCAGACTTTATCAGCCTTACATCACAGACAACAAAGCCAACAACAACTGGAGAGCTTGCTCCACTTCCATGGCGCTGGTGATGCCCCTCCACCAAATCCGGAGGCTGCTTTAGCTGACATGGCGTACAACCAAGCTCTGATGATCCAACTCATGACGGGTGGCCCTGGGCCTTCTCCACCTGAACTAGGTGCTCATCTAGATGTCGGCCTAAACCCTGACGCGATGGAGCCTCCACCAGAGCCAGCCGATCCTGAACCGGAGAGAACCTTCCACTGTTGTATATGCAACTGCTTCTCAACAGACTCTCTCGAAGCGTTGGGCCACCATCTCGCGCAGGACCGCACCAAGATCAGAGAGCAGGAAATCCTAGCACTGGTGGCCGGTCATTACGTATGCAAACTCTGCACATACAAGACAAACCTCAAAGCAAATTTCCAGCTACATTGCAAAACTGACAAGCATTTACAGAGGTTGCAGCATGTGAATCACGTAAAAGAAGGGGGTCCGAGAAACGAATGGAAGTTGAAGTTTTGCGGTGGTGTGGGAACCGGAAGTGCTGGCGTCGGTGGTGTTCAGATTAGGTGTTGTGCTTGTGATTATTATACGAATTCTGCGCATAAGCTGCAGCTGCACGCAGCTGGGGCCCGGCACGAGGCCGCCGCGCTGTTGTTGAGACATCTTCGCGAGTGTGTGTCGCGAATTCCCCGTGAACGCCCGCGCGTGTACCGCTGTGCGCTTTGCGGTTTCGGCGCACCGCACCGTCTGCCGCTCCTACAGCACGTGCGCTCCGTCAAGCATCTTCAGATGGAGCAAATACATCAACTGCAAAGGCGCTCTGAAGGCAAAGATCCCACGCCTGATGTCGCCGAGCTCTTCCAAGTCATCCCTCAGCCAGCGGAGCTATCCAGCCCCTACGATCAACAAGACAATG ATAACAAAGAACCGGTTGATCAGAAGCCTGAATTAACGCAAGAACAGAAAATGATGCGATTTTTGGAGCAACATCAACAGCAAGCGCAGCAACAGCTACAACAGCAAAtgcaacagcaacaacaacaaccGTCACAACCAGGGTCCGGCGAAAGGGACGAAGAACGAGAAACTCCAGGCCCACACGCTTGCCCTTACTGCAATTTCAGTTGTGGAAGCGAGAGCCGACTACACGCTCATGTGACCGCATCGCACGGAGACAACGTCAGACACTTCATTTGCCCGCTTTGCCAGGACGCATTTAAGGAAAGGCCAGCTCTTGAACGACACGTGATGCAAATCCATTCCGTTAACTCTGAGGGCCTGCAGAGATTACTACTACTTGTCGATCAAAGCCATTGGCTAAACGGAGGTGCCCAAGCGCAAGGAGATGGACGCCAGGGCGATGAGGAGCGAGAGATCTCATCACCACGCTCTGAAGGAAGTGCGGACGGAGAAACAGAACGATGCTCAACTTGCAATCGTACTTTTCGTAATGTGGACGAATTATGTCAACATCAAAACGAATCTGGTCATTTCGAACTGAAACAAACACCTCAAGGCCCAGGTTACGTTTGTTGGAAGAAGGGCTGTAATCGGTATTTCGACACCGCTCATGCACTACAAAATCATTTCAGAGAAGCGCATGCCCGCAACTCCATCGCTAACATGTCTGTATCTGAAAAACATGTATACAAATACCGTTGCAATCAATGTAGCTTGGCTTTCAAGACTGTCGAAAAACTTCAACTTCACTCACAATACCACGTTATTCGTGATGCTACTAAATGTGTACTCTGTGGACGAAGCTTTAGATCCATTCTTGCTCTACAAAAACACGTAGAAACTTCACACCCAGAACTATCTGAAGAAGAGCTCGCTGCTTTCAAACGTAGTCTGGCCTCCAACCCTTTGCTACAGGCGAGCCAAGGAACAGCTTTAGATGCCGCTACAGCAGAGCTATTACGCAAAGAAGCTCTAAGAACGCCTGAAGATGAGATGGCTGAACTGGAAGACAGAGATTCAAGTGCAACCGTAGCAGATGAATCGGGCCACAATGATGCCGAAAACTCAGATGATTCCATCATTTACAAAGACCAACAGTTCCTAGAAGACTACCTAAATTCACAAGCTATGGCAGAAGATTCTTACAATGATCCAAATAGAAAATACAAATGCCACAGATGCAAAGTTGCTTTCACTCGTCAGTCTTATTTGACAGCGCATAATAAAACACTCCTACATCGAAAGGGTGAGAAACTCACATATCCAATGGAGAAATATCTTGACCCTAATAGACCATTCAAATGTGATGTATGCAAAGAGTCGTTCACACAAAAGAACATTTTACTTGTTCATTATAACAGCGTGAGTCATTTGCACAAATTGAAACGAGCCATGCAAGAACAACAAAATAACAACAACCCTCCCGTTTCACCGGGAGCTGGCTCAGCGCCTTCCAATTTAACCCTAACACCTAAAAGCACATCAAGTGAGGAAGATGAACGCAAGCGCTACAAATGTAACATTTGCAAAGTAGCCTATACTCAAGGCAGCACTCTCGACATTCATATGAGATCCGTGCTACATCAAACGCGAGCTGGCAAGTTGCAAGAACTCGCGGCCGCCGGACACGTGGACTTATCGCGCCCTTTGGTAGAGCAGCCGGACAGAAACGACCCCGCTAAAATTTTACAAGACGTGTTGTCGCCGAAAAATACATCCCCTTCGTCAACGAGCAGTGGGGGCCCGCGCTCATCGCCCCCCGCGCGGCCAGGTAGCCCGCGCTCCCCTCGCGCAGGTAGCGCCTCGTGCGATCGCTGCCACGCGTCATTTCCTACCGGGGAGTTACTCGACGCACATCGCGCAACTTCATGCCCGTTTGGCGATGCGCGGGCACATTCGCCGCTAGCTGACGCAGACGCAGCTGCTCTAGACGAGATGGTCGCCAAGGGCAACCCGCCCAAAAGAAACTCGCAAATGTACAAACAACTACTTGAGACATTTGGCTTCGACCTCGTCATGCAATACAATGAAAACCAGCGGCGAAAAATGCAAGAAGAACGAGAGATGGCGCGTGCGCCGAGtccgccaccgccgccgcccgAGGAGAAGCCTCCGGATGGTGAAACCAAATCGACGTGTCAACATTGTAACAAGGAGTTCTCTAGTGTGTTCGTGTTAAAAACTCATTGTGAAGAAGTGCATAAAGATAAAGTTCCTCTTGAGTTCCTGGAGCAGTTCGCTGAACATTTCAAGTCAGAGTATGAGAGGAAATCTGGTGCGCCTAACTCGCCGCGTGCTGCCTCGCCTGCGCCTCAAGAGGAGAGGTCGCCCTCGCCCCGCGGCGAGAGTGCCGGCAACTTTAGTAATGAGAACGGAAACGGTACTAGCGAGGCTCAAGCCGGGGCCTTGCTGGCGGCTCAAGTGCAGGAGATGCAGGCCGCGCTGAACATGCTGCAGCTGCAGCAACAGCTCGGTCAGCTGCACCCGATGGTGGCTCAGATGATATCGCTGGGCCTGCCGCTGGGTCTGAACGTGGGCGCCCTGGCTGCCATGAACCTGCAGCCGCCGCTGGTGCCGCTGATGCTACCCCCGCCGCCCTTCGACGCGATGCCTTACGCTCACGACGCTCAGATGAAACAACAACAAATGTTGCAGCAACAACAACAG GCAAATGCTGCAGCTGGACAGAAACGCGCTCGTACTCGCATTACTGATGAACAACTGAAGATTTTGCGAGCGCATTTCGACATCAACAACTCGCCCAGCGACGAAGCCATCGCTAAGATGGCCAAGCAATCTGGACTCGCTACCAAGGTAATCAAGCATTGGTTCCGAAATACGCTATTCAAAGAACGACAGCGTAACAAGGATTCGCCGTACAACTTCAACAATCCGCCATCGACGACACTCAATCTCGAGGAGTATGAGAAGACCGGAGAGGCGAAGGTTACACCATTAGATTCCTCTGCGAGCTCGGATGAAGGGAAACCTCCCCCAGAAAAGAAAGTCAAAATAGAGGAGCCATCTATGAACCATCAGGATGTCAAATCGGAACCCAACGATGAGCCTTCGATCGAAGAAAAGTACAATTCTTATGATGATAGGCATCAAGAAGACAAAAGTTTCGTCTTTCCTCAGGCACCATCTCAAAGCCCTGCTCCCAGCCTAAACCATTCTGATCACCACCAACACATATCAAGGCCGCAGACGCCCACCCATCTGTCTCTGAATTCCTTGATCCAGTCGCAACTTGACTCTATCCCGGCTACGAGTATACCGCAGCCGCCTCACCCGTCGATGCTACCACCAAAGTTAAATCCAAATTTCACGTCCCCAAACTCCGCGCCCCCGAACGTCCTATCTTTGACCCCAAATCGCAGCCTCAGTCCCGGCAGGGGACCGGCCGATTTCGGACTTTCCGGGGGCAACTCGAACGGATCCAACAGCTCGGGGTCTTCTGGCAAACGCGCCAACAGAACTAGATTCACCGATTACCAAATCAAAGTTCTACAAGAGTTTTTTGAGAATAACGCATATCCAAAAGACGATGATTTAGAATACCTATCGAAACTACTAGGATTGAGTCCTAGAGTAATCGTAGTTTGGTTTCAAAACGCTAGACAGAAAGCAAGAAAAGTTTACGAAAACCAACCGGCCGCAGAACCACCTGCAGGTGCGACCGATGATGCGAACCGATTTCAAAGGACTCCCGGGCTTAATTATCAATGCAAAAAGTGCCAATTAGTTTTCCAGCGTTATTATGAATTGATAAGACATCAAAAGACACACTGCTTTAAGGAAGAAGATGCCAAAAGATCGGCACAGGCACAGGCGGCTGCGGCGCAAGTAGCAGCGACTTTGAGTAGTGAAGATTCAAACTCGAGTATAGTCGAGCACCACGCACCTCACGTGCCCGTATCTCCTGCGCCGCCTCGCACGCCAACACCCGCGGCTGCCACCTACCCGGTGTCTCCGGCGCCACCCACTCCCCATACGCCAGTTACACCCATGGCACTCGCACCAAGAAGTGATGAGAAAGATGGAAACTTTCAATGTGATAAATGCAACCTAGTCTTCCCTCGGTTTGATTTATGGCGGGAGCATCAACTTGTTCATATCATGAACCCAAACTTGTTTCCCACGTATCCACCGGATTCCCCATTTGGTATCCTGCAGCAACATGCACAGTTACAACAACTGAACGCTCAACTCGGCAATGACGAGGCGAGACACCCTTTAGTTGCAGCGATGAACCAACAGGCTGTAAAGAGGAAATTCGATGAATACGAAGAAGTGGACACTGGAGAACAGCCTAAAGACAAGCGTTTAAGAACTACGATATTACCTGAACAACTAGATTATCTCTATCAGAAGTACCAAATTGAGTCGAATCCTTCTAGAAAGATGCTAGAAAATATAGCTCGTGAAGTTGGACTAAAAAAAAGAGTGGTACAAGTATGGTTCCAAAATACACGTGCGCGAGAGAGAAAGGGGCAGTTTCGTGCGCATGCACAAGTCATCAATAAGCGATGTCCTTTTTGCCCAGCATTGTTCAAAGTAAAGAGTGCTTTAGAAAGCCATCTGAGCACCAAACACGCCGACCAATGTGCGCGAGGTGAAATCAACGTTGATTCTCTTCCAGACGAAGAACTAAGCACCGAATCAACTCCCAGTTTTGGCTCCCAACAAAGTGACCGGCAGCAAAATTTTTCGCAAGCGGGGGCTCCCATGTTGCCCCCTATTTTTCCACCCTTTCACTCAGACATGGAGAAATTTATCAAGCAGTACAGTGAGGAATCTATGAAGCGCTACGTTAGTGAACTACAAGCGCATGCTGCTGCccaacaaaatggcggcaacAATGAGCCCTCCGAAAGACGCAATGAACATGGAAAACCGGAGATACCCTTAGATCTCAGCAAACCAGTCGACCTCTCAAGACCGGGATCAGACGCTGACGAACGCTCAGATACCGCATCTGAGACCATGGAGTTCTACGAAGAGGACGAGCCGACATCACCACTGCCCGGGCAACAGACCCCGAGACCGCCCGGCAAACGCTACCGCACCCAAATGTCCTCTCTACAAGTCAAAATAATGAAATCATTATTCAGTGATTATAAAACGCCAACGATGGCCGAGTGCGAGGCGCTCGGGCGGGAGATCGGGCTTCCGAAACGCGTAGTACAAGTGTGGTTCCAGAACGCGCGTGCGAAAGAGAAGAAGGCGCGGCTTGCGGCTGGCTTATCGGAAGTGTCGGACGCGCCGCCACCCGAGGAGTGTCGAGTGTGTGATTTCAAATACAGTCACAAGTACTCGGTGCAAGATCACGTATTTACGCGCGGGCATATCGCCACGGTCCGCGCGCGGCTCGAGACCGGCGTCGGCGTCGGCGTGGTCGGAGTCGGCGCGGAAGACAGCACCATGGCGCTCATGCAGATGGCGGCGCGGCTAGAGGGCGGCCTCGGCGGGGAGCTCCATAACGCGTTCCTGCGGCCACAGCTCGCTGGCAACG